The genomic window CGTAGGCATCTGCTTTGATCGGGATGCTCTCGTTGGTGTCCATTGCGTCGATACCGACACGAACGACATTTCCGTAGCAGGCCAAGGCTTCGCTTTCGACGCCGTAGTCGGCGAAGCAGTGGAGGATAAGCGGTTCCTCCCTGTCTTCTCCGTATTCAGGTGTCACGGAATCACCTCGCACAGATACTGTGGACTTCGGTTGTTTCTGGACGGGTGGAATATGTCTACCGTCGCTAAGAAGAGTATGTCGAAGGTTCGACGGGAAAGAGACGTTCACCACTCATCAATTCTTAGTCTGAGGGAATAAAGGTCGTTATGTGGACTGCCCTAGCTCGCATAATGACTGCTGCTCTTAGATGGTGTTGAAATACCCCCTCTTTGGCATCGCCAGCAATCGTCTGATTCCGAACAGGAGCTTTATCAGGGTCTGAAAGATAGTATGTTTTGAATTACCGATTGGCATGATTGGGTTGGAGCCGGTGGTCACCGGCCTGATTGCTAACGCGCTGTACGACGAGCTCACTGGGAGAGCCGAAGAGAACAAACGCAAAGTCGTCCGACGTCCAGAGGTTGTGGAAGATATCGGTTCAGCATATCTTCAGACCCTGAAGACGAACCTTGAGAGCACCATCGGGGAAGGTGCTGACGTAGATCTCCAGGCGGTACATCGAGAACTTGACGAGGACTACGACGACGTCTACGAACAGCTCGTGATGGCATCGAATGAGGAAAAAATCCGCGAAGCCCTTGTGGATGCCATTCTGAAGTCCGTCTCACCCGGAGGAAAGGAGTATCAGTTGGACCGCTCCGCTATTGAAGACGCCGTGGAATACTCGTTGGATACCGGTTTCCGAGCATTCGTCCAAAGCATTGATCAAGCAGGGCTGACAGAGGAGGTCGAGTTAGAACTTGATGTGGAGATTCTGAAGCGCGTAACTAAGATTTCACGAGGGGTTGAGGCGACAGAGCGGCGACACCAGAACGAACACTTCACCATTCAAGAAGAGCCTGACACGGTGACAGAGGCAGATAGCGCTACACTGATTGGAGTCCCAGAGCCGTCCGCCGAATTTGTCCAGCTTCCCTCATTGGTGGACGTAGAATATGAGACGAGTCGGATTGTTGTCGGGAAGAAAGGTGCGGGCAAGTCACGGACACTCGCGTATTTGATTAGCGAAGTCTGCGAGCGGGCCGCAGTGGACTATTTGGTAAACTTAGAGGACTCGTTCAGAGTTGACGACATTGAGGACATCTTAATCAAAGGGCTTGATGGCACCGTGTTATTGGTTTGTGACGACGTACATCGTCTTGAAGGACCGAGAAACATCCATCCATTTCGTCGACTTGTTAAGCGTCTCCAAACGGAGATGCAAAGCGATAGCCGTCTTATTGCCCTGTGTGGAGTACGTTCAAAGAGAGTTGACTCGTTACCTCACATAAAGCGGTTAAATGACGATCCAGTATGGGGTGAGTTCGAGAAAACTCGTCTCAAGTCGCTTGATCCAGAGTCTGTCAAAGCAATTCTACAATCTACTCTGGAGGCGTTGGATAGAGATTCCTCACCGTCCACTATTGAGGCTCTGACCCGGGCGGTACTGGCGATTGATCCGACTCCTTTGTACACTGTCACCATCGCTCAACAGTTCGGCTCCGGTAGTGTAGACGCGGAGACGGATTTTGAAGAACTCCTGCCAAAGGATATCAGCACAGCATGGAAAGACGACTATCAGGTCCTCTTTGAAGAGTCTCCAAAGATGGTAAGTCTTCTTCGAACCCTCAAAGTCTTCGACCGTCTCTATCTGCCAACTATCGAGGATCTTGTTAGAGAAGTCTTCCGGGGTGCATTCGACGCGTCCTTCATTGAATTCGAAAGAGCACTATCGATGTTGATCCAGAGACACTGGGTCGAATATCGTGAATTAGAATATTCCGATGGCATAAAAAAGCGACTCGTCACGCATCAAGCCCAATTAGAGAGTATTCCGAGGGTTCCGAAATCTGTGATTGTCAACCTGACCGACCATCTGCATGGGTGGGAACCGACCAGTCTTGATATAGAAGACGAGGGAATGGCTCGAATCCACACTCGTGCATTCAAGTACAGCCGTCTACACCCGGAAATCGACCACTCTGAGTTGGAGAAGCACGTTGAGGAAGCAATTAAACTGGCGCCCGATGATCCAGCTGTACAGACTTGTGCTGCTGTCTTCTATGCAGAAATCGGGCGAAGAGATCGTGCGTTAGAATGGGTCACAAAAGCGGCAGACGCGAAACCGGACCACCCAGTGTTAAATTATAACTGCGGAAATTTTCTAAACAAGATCTGCGAACCCAAGCGCGCAGAGCAGTATTTACAAAGAGCTGTTAATGAAGAACCAGAAAATCCAGTATTTTTACATTCACTTGGAGCAGCGCTTGTAGGAAGCGGCAGAGTTGAGGAAGGACTTGAACGCTTACAGCACGCACGGGATCAAGGATCGTTTACTTTTGGTGAGATTTTCTTCTCGATCGGCGATGCTCACAATATCCTCGGAAATTATGATCGGTCCGTGGAAAATTCATGTGAGTCTATCGATATCTTCGAAGAAACTCAACAGTGGATCAATTTGTCCAATGCGTATAGCCTCCTCGCGATTGCACACTTTAACCATGAAGCATACGAAGACTGCGTAGATGCCACTGAGAAGGGTTACGAATTGACGGAACGGATCCTTGATGGTGAACTCTCGGACACTCCTATTCGAAACGACGAGACACTAGATCCAGAACAGATACAACGAGAGCTCGTAATCCTGCAGTCCAGAGCGCTTGTCCAGATGTAGCAATTCGATTGTACCCCCTGTTTCATACGGGGACAGCACGCCGGAACATGGCGTCGAAAACCTTCACGACGTCTTCTACCGCGGGTCCTTCCATGAGGACGCCCAGCTCGAAGTTCGAGGTAAGCGCGGTCTGGATGAGGTTAGCGGAGCCGAGGTAGCATCGACTCCCGTCGACGATCACGGCCTTGGCGTGGATCGCTTCTTCCTGGCCGCCGGGACCCTTCTCGTACAGGTCACGGACCTCAAACAGGTCTCGTGCCGAGGCGGACATGTTCTCACGTAGCCGGTCGATAGCGGCCCGTGTATCAGGGTCTCCGTGTGCCGGTCGTACTTCCCGCGTCAGGACACGGGTCTCGACGCCTCGTTCGGGCAGTGCGACGATGGCCTCGAATACCCGTTCGTCAGGGTCGAAGTATGGAGCGGCGATACGGGCGATATCGTCCGCACGGTTCAGCAGTGTCTGGAGTTGCAGGTCGGTCCGATCAACGGCTTGGCGAGCGACCGGATCAGCGTCTGGAGGGAGCGTCGCGACCAGCGACGATTCGGTAGGCTCCGGCTGCCGGGCTGCGTCGACGGCCTTGTTCGTGGCTGCGGCTATCCACTGGTCGAAGTAGGACTGTGCGAGGTGGAGGTCGACGGCGAACGTGTAGCGGGCATAGCTGCTTGCTCCGGTATCGTATTCGACAGCGGCGTCGCCATCGATCAGCGATGTTACCAATGTCGTGAACTCCTGGGCGGAGAGCAGGCGGTCAGCCGATGTGTGCTGCTCCAAGCGTTCGTTTAATCCGGATAAGTCGATTTCGACCACCGTCGGGTCGCTGCTTCCGTCGTCCGGCGACGATGAGGGCGGGAGTTGGGTGCCATCGTCCCCGTAAGTTGCGAGTGCGTCCCTGATATGGCCGAGCCGTTCGGGAGATTCGATGATGCGGACGGGTGTCCAGTCAGAGACGAGGGGAGTCCCATCAGAGAGTTCGTGCGGCGGATCTGCACCTGTCATGAGAGAGGGGTTATCACCGGTTAGTCTGCCGTGTTGCCTGCCTCGGCCTCCTGGATCGCTTGTTCGACCGCGTTCGACCGTTGCGGCACGTTGTCGTCGATTTCGTCGTCGTAGAACCCGACGGTGTCGCGGGAGCCGGTGAGAAGACGCCGATCCAGGTGGCGGTTCATCGCTTCACAGCTGGTGAGGTTGACGTGGATACAGGCGTCGCAGGCAGCACTCTCGGGGTCCTCGCGGCATGCAGGGTCAAGGATGCACTGTTCCGCGACGCTTCGTGCATCGCCGAGCCACGGGTGGAGCCGGGTCTTGAACAGGGTGAACATGGCGCCGAGGGAGAAGCTCTCGGTGGACGCCGCGTAGATGACGGTGGCTGGCACGACCGGGAGGATTCGCTCGCTCAGGCTTCCGACCGAGAGGCCGCACTGTTCGGGTGCTGCGTCCATCAGCGTGTGGCTGATGGTGTGGAGCAATCGGTAGATGTCGCTGGT from Halobaculum magnesiiphilum includes these protein-coding regions:
- a CDS encoding phospholipase D-like domain-containing protein, whose product is MTGADPPHELSDGTPLVSDWTPVRIIESPERLGHIRDALATYGDDGTQLPPSSSPDDGSSDPTVVEIDLSGLNERLEQHTSADRLLSAQEFTTLVTSLIDGDAAVEYDTGASSYARYTFAVDLHLAQSYFDQWIAAATNKAVDAARQPEPTESSLVATLPPDADPVARQAVDRTDLQLQTLLNRADDIARIAAPYFDPDERVFEAIVALPERGVETRVLTREVRPAHGDPDTRAAIDRLRENMSASARDLFEVRDLYEKGPGGQEEAIHAKAVIVDGSRCYLGSANLIQTALTSNFELGVLMEGPAVEDVVKVFDAMFRRAVPV
- a CDS encoding tetratricopeptide repeat protein; translated protein: MIGLEPVVTGLIANALYDELTGRAEENKRKVVRRPEVVEDIGSAYLQTLKTNLESTIGEGADVDLQAVHRELDEDYDDVYEQLVMASNEEKIREALVDAILKSVSPGGKEYQLDRSAIEDAVEYSLDTGFRAFVQSIDQAGLTEEVELELDVEILKRVTKISRGVEATERRHQNEHFTIQEEPDTVTEADSATLIGVPEPSAEFVQLPSLVDVEYETSRIVVGKKGAGKSRTLAYLISEVCERAAVDYLVNLEDSFRVDDIEDILIKGLDGTVLLVCDDVHRLEGPRNIHPFRRLVKRLQTEMQSDSRLIALCGVRSKRVDSLPHIKRLNDDPVWGEFEKTRLKSLDPESVKAILQSTLEALDRDSSPSTIEALTRAVLAIDPTPLYTVTIAQQFGSGSVDAETDFEELLPKDISTAWKDDYQVLFEESPKMVSLLRTLKVFDRLYLPTIEDLVREVFRGAFDASFIEFERALSMLIQRHWVEYRELEYSDGIKKRLVTHQAQLESIPRVPKSVIVNLTDHLHGWEPTSLDIEDEGMARIHTRAFKYSRLHPEIDHSELEKHVEEAIKLAPDDPAVQTCAAVFYAEIGRRDRALEWVTKAADAKPDHPVLNYNCGNFLNKICEPKRAEQYLQRAVNEEPENPVFLHSLGAALVGSGRVEEGLERLQHARDQGSFTFGEIFFSIGDAHNILGNYDRSVENSCESIDIFEETQQWINLSNAYSLLAIAHFNHEAYEDCVDATEKGYELTERILDGELSDTPIRNDETLDPEQIQRELVILQSRALVQM